The Lasioglossum baleicum chromosome 10, iyLasBale1, whole genome shotgun sequence genome contains the following window.
CACGCCGGTGTCCGCGGCTGGCAGCCCGGTTAGCTCCAGAGCGTCTTCggtcggcggcggcggcggcggtggtggaTTGAGCGCGTGTCAATACGCGTTGGCGTCGACCGGCGAAGGTAACCCGCACTCGCCGGGTAGCACAGAGGCTCACGTCAACGCCACCGCCAGGGCTCAAGTCTGAGGTGAAGCGGGGGCTACGACTAGCCCCCATCAGCACAGCGTCACCGCGAATTCCGCCGGCAGCTCTATGCCCGGCTCGGCAAGGTCCTTGGCTGGAGGCAGCCAAGTAGTGCCGGTCGGGACAGCTCCCGGTGTCTCCGGCAACCAGCAAACCGACAATCAGCTGAGATCGCAAGAGTGACCCAGGCCTAGGTCCGCCGCCTCCCCGACATTGTCGTCGAGTCCCTCGTCGACCATCTCGCACCCCCTTTACCTCATGTACGACGACGACGGGACCACGGCGGACCAGAAGATCGATGACGACAGAAGCGCGATGGAGACGGACGTGATCGGGAGCGAGCAGGTCGTCGCGACGACCGGCGGTATCGGCGTCGGTGTTGGCATCGGGATAGGTGGTTCCGGAACCGGTGCCGGAGGTGGCACAGGTTTGGCTGGATACTGGCAGCACGCCACCAGTGCTAGTTATTGCCCCTCGTTGCTCGATTGCTGGGCCATGCCGCCGATTGCTTTCGGATCCCAAACGTTGTCTCTGCCACGGGAGGAGAACTGAAAACGGTGGTACACTCGACGCAACCACTGCGCGCTCTGTCCTTCTAACTAACACCATCGCATCGATCCAAACGGTTGGCTGCGAGACCGTCTATCTAGATCCTTCTTCGTTTCTTGATCCCCGTA
Protein-coding sequences here:
- the LOC143212757 gene encoding uncharacterized protein LOC143212757, coding for MYDDDGTTADQKIDDDRSAMETDVIGSEQVVATTGGIGVGVGIGIGGSGTGAGGGTGLAGYWQHATSASYCPSLLDCWAMPPIAFGSQTLSLPREEN